A part of Hydrogenobacter sp. T-8 genomic DNA contains:
- a CDS encoding patatin-like phospholipase family protein — MKVNLALSGGASRGIAHIGVIKALEELGFEISAVSGVSAGALVGAFYCDGYTPEEMLRVVKSKDWLRYLRPTVPRLGLISLRDAEKYLRNMLSTDSIEGLKKRLFIGAVDLKSGKTLYFKSGSLFPVLLGSCALPGIFEPIRYKNYLLVDGGITNNLPVEPLLGMEGLLVGVDVNPNTPLEKVGNIFQVLVRSFLLAVRSNADKRKELCNVLIEPELYSYSPLSLLKADELYKLGYEKTMQVMRAYVP; from the coding sequence ATGAAGGTTAACCTTGCACTTTCTGGTGGAGCATCTCGTGGCATAGCACATATAGGCGTAATAAAGGCTCTTGAGGAGCTGGGTTTTGAGATATCTGCGGTGAGCGGTGTAAGTGCTGGAGCTTTGGTGGGTGCCTTTTACTGCGATGGATACACTCCAGAAGAAATGCTAAGGGTTGTAAAGTCAAAGGACTGGCTCAGATATCTTAGACCCACTGTGCCAAGGCTTGGGCTAATATCCCTTAGGGATGCGGAAAAGTATCTTAGGAATATGCTTTCTACAGACAGTATAGAAGGGTTAAAGAAAAGGCTCTTTATCGGTGCGGTAGACCTCAAGAGTGGTAAAACCTTGTATTTTAAAAGTGGAAGCCTGTTTCCAGTTTTGTTAGGTAGCTGTGCTTTACCTGGCATATTTGAACCTATAAGGTATAAGAATTACCTTCTCGTAGATGGTGGCATAACCAACAACTTACCTGTTGAACCTCTTCTTGGAATGGAAGGGTTGCTCGTGGGTGTTGATGTGAACCCAAATACGCCACTGGAAAAGGTGGGAAATATCTTTCAAGTTCTTGTGCGGAGTTTCCTTTTGGCGGTTAGGTCTAACGCAGACAAAAGAAAGGAGCTATGTAATGTTTTAATAGAGCCTGAACTATACTCTTATTCACCCCTTAGCCTTTTGAAAGCGGATGAGCTATATAAGCTTGGCTACGAAAAAACCATGCAGGTAATGAGAGCCTATGTCCCATAA